The sequence aggtgcttttttgtaggtgatctcactgcaggttgatttgtttgtagctgaactcactaaagggtgatttgcttgtagctgaactgtttacattgtgtctagtttctagctgatctctctacagggtgatttgtttgtagctaatctctctacaagttgatttgagtatagctgatctctctgcaggttgattaatttgcagccgatctctctacagtgtaatttgtttgttgctgaactgtctataaggtgatttgtttgtagctgatctctctgcaggttgatttgttttagctgaactttctacaggctgatttacttgtagctgaactccttacattgtgtctagtttctagctgatctctctacaggttgatttgtttgcagccgatctctctacagggtaatttgtttgtagctgaactctctataaggtgatttgtttgaagctgaactctctgcaaagtgttttgtttgtagctgacctctcttcagggtgattagtttctagctgattgctctacaggttgatttgtttgtagatgaactctctacaggataatttgcttgtagctgaactccgtacattgtgtctagtttgtagctgatctttctacagggtgatttgtttgtagctgatctctatacaaggtaatttgtttgtagctgaactatctataaggtgatttgtttgtagctgatctctctgcagattgatttgttttatctgaactctctacagggtgatatgtttctagtttatctctctacaggttgatttgtgtgtaactgatctctctacaagctgatttgtttgtagctgatctctctgcagattgatttgttttagctgaactctctacagggtgatttgtttctagatgatctctctacaggttgatttgtttgttgctgatcgttctaaaggttgatttgtttgtagctgaactctctgcaaagtgttttgtttgtagttgatctctctacaagatgattttttgtagctgacctctcttcagggtgatttgtttctagctgatatctctacagggtgattttttgtagctgacctctcttcagggtgatttgtttctagctgatcgctctacaggttggtttgtttgtagctgaactctctacagggtgatttgcttgtagctgaactccttacattgtgtctagtttctagctgatctctctacagggtaatttgtttatagctgaactctctataaggtgatttgtttgtagctgatctctctgcaggttgatttgtttctagcttatctctctactggtagatttgtgttgatttgttcattgctgattgctctaaaggttgatttgttgtagctgaacactctgcaaagtgttttatttgtagctgatctctctacagggtaatttgtttctagctgaactctctccacagtgacttgtgtgtagctgaattctgtgtagctgaattctgtgtagctgaattctctagagagtgacttaattgtagctgaactctctacagggtgcatgacttgtttatagctgaactttcttcaatgtgacttgtaatgttctgaatctctatagtgatatatttgcttaactctccacatggtgacttgcttcttgctgaactgtctataagattaactgtttgcagctgaactccctacagaataacttgtgatgtaataaaattctataatggagtaaataaattagccgaatgctctattagggtgactgttctattagagtatctcgatctcgcatttgctacacggagttggctttagaatcataactcagtggtttgtaatccgattcttctgtactagtgcaaggactttctatgaagtttattccagctatacaccgattttcagctcattgctctaagtggtttgcctagtaggcgtgaaaactaatacttttttattcataaaaatcgatcgcgtaattgtgacacaggttgggttttgtgtcatatctccatggtctttatctcgattcctttcaaatcaccaaaaggcactcctacgatggttactccatctacatagcaattttcaactcattccatgaagcggtttaccctgtaggcgtgacaacaaatcgatcttattttacgcgaataatcggtcataactcctgaaccattcatcggatttgtaccacatttgatgctaggattcgcctttggactccctttctgtgtgccaaatttcatggcgatcggagtacgcgttggcttgttatagcaatttttgcaagtgtgcgaaaagacgaagaaaaaaaaaggaagaaaaaaaacgaaactttggcagctcgtatctcggaaatggctggagcgattttcttccaatttggaatgtagactcccctggctggcgggcaactctgtagcaagtttggttccaatcggataagtgatcactgagatacaaaggtgtgaaaatgacgttttcgttcttcctgtcaatatactcacggtgtggcgcgccggcttcttgggccgcacgacacactaccgtgtgtcttgatatgttgCATGAGCAGCATTACGTTACTGCGTGCTGGTACAAATTTATTGGTACATTTGGTCCTACTTGGCATGGAATCTAAATTTAAAGGTGGTTTACCTGGAGCCCTTGTATAACTCTCCATCTTCACTTCCAATGGCTTGCCGTCACTATTACTCAGGGTTTTCCCTAAACAGCAGTAGAGTGGTGCTACACTGCTCTACTTTGTTCAAAATTCCTTTAATGTGGTAAAAACAATGCTTTAATGAAATGGCCACTTTGATGTTAGTAGCAAATTGATGCTTTACTGTTCTACTGGGGAAATCTCTCTTACTACAACCGAAGAAGCAGTATTTGCtaatcacactacacacattattTGTCCAAGGAAAGCTGAAAGATTGCATATCTCTACATTAATGACCCTGTTTGAATTGATTGTTGCTTGGGGCTACCTCATTCTTAATGCACATTGTGCTACAACAACATTAACTCGTGTTTTGGGTGGCTGCCCCAGCACCTTGTCACAGGGGCACTTCAGACATGACCAAGTTTCACAATGTTTAGTCACCAAATTTGGCTGGATTACGTACTGTGTTGATTTCAAACAAGTGACTGTCCCCAGAAAACAATTCTCCTTCTCATGCCATATCGTTCAAACATTATTATATTCACAGCCAGAGAAATAACTCAGTGGCTAACTTAGCATCATCTGAAGTCAATCAGAGACCACAGACAGTGCAAGAAGGAAAGAAGATTTGTCTGAGTTTGATCAAATGGAAGTTTCCTGTTAACACACAGTTAAATTGATGAGTGTATTAGGCTTCTAATAGTTCACCATCATCATTATCACCACTCTAAAAAACTGTGTTAACAtcatgatatgtgaccggatttgcgaaaaggtacctttttcacacacaaaatttgactccTTTTTTGAagtttaaagcttcataacttttttatcatggcatataattgcttgaaagtttcactgcatgtagctacagtatctggctacattttgatactaagagcaagttaatcagcacaaggagtcaaatgttacatcattttgtttgttggtatgtcaaatgtgtggaaaaggtaccttttcgcaaatccggtcacatattatatagaAAATCATGACAAGGTCAGATTGCAGAATTTACCTATGTAGTAGCTACACAATCAATCTCCTTatcatgaaaaatgatattCTTGGCATGCAAGAAACTGCCCAGAGTAGTTACTTAAACATTGGCTGCCATCTACAACAGccatgtgtatgtatgtctttttgtaattttattttactCCTTGCCCAACCCACCTATAAACCCATCTGTGGTAGTGTGTGTCTCTAAAGATATACCGGTggcaattctagacctgactTACGAGAAAGGGGGGAggcaagtagggaacagcatgactattgttgtatagctgtaatataaagtagaatttcaggggggtctagtggtgcaacccccagaagctgagGGATTTTTTCAATTTGAAGGTTTGCTAAAGACATGGAAAATGCTAataataacaatgccaatctatactgcaactttccccaaggtttaaaaaaaattttttcagTTAGAATTGCCTATGAATATAGTCGGGTAGTTCCCTTTTTCTTAAGTACACTCATTTCTGGAAGGATCTAGAGGGAACAGCCTACACAGACTACGATATTCCAATATAGCACTTTAATAGTATTCATATAAATATCCACTTGTTAACAGATTATATGGCATGGATTCCAGGAACATTGAATTTCAAGAATTTTTGCTTTCATTGAGGGGGAACATTTATAGACCATGCTTTTAGCATTATAATATGTGCTAGGTGATGCAAACCTGTGAGTGAGCACAAAATTGCCACAAATTCATCTGTTTTTAAACGTTTTCCCAGAACAGTCAATATTGGCCACCACTTAAACTTTTTTCACCTTTTTGCATTGAGGGCTGCACTTTAATTTTTACAACTAGGCTGTTTTGGTTCAGATCTATGCTGCTGGGCATTATTGTAGTATTTCAAGCAAtgcatgactgttctgttagaatatTTCATaacatggtgactgttctattagagtatcttgatacaAAACATAACAGCAAAAATCCACCTATATACCAACATTTTTCTCATTGTTTTTATTGCATGTTCAGAAGGACTACTTTCAGTCATTCAACACTTACCATTAAACATCCTACACTCATCAAAGAAGTGAAAAAAAGTTTTCATATGCCTCACATATACTATGTCTATTAGTGGTACCCTAACCTCTAAATATAACGATATTATGTATggtgatatcatacagtatgatggtaggtactgtatagtagggacaatgaAGGTGTGGATGTGGCCCATGATAAAATAACCTGGTCAACATGACAGTAGCCCAAAAAATACTTTCAGATTGACTAGaaatgttttcttcatttttaaaaaaatgacCAGTAtagtcaagcatagcagaaagGTAGCTACAGCTACaaccctacttctttcacagaaaaACTTCGAATTCatttaagaagaaacctttggcatattgatagCCATACAATATATGCATTAATGCCTTACAGCTGGAATGTAAGTGGACAGCCCTTGTGTATAATTGGATTGTTAGATTAATGATCACTGCAGATCATGACctcactcatgaatatgattaaAATGTACTACATATGTAAGGATAGCAAGCCATTAAATAGTGGCCATGATTATTGTTAAAAACAAttgttcacaaacaagtatatgaATTAGAACTTtaagctagagtagggacaatgtaggactgcttcaataaaaagtactgaaacaagctggatcggagtagtacataatgtctaAAACAATAATGTCCCTACTGTGGGTTTTGATTTTACTAATCTCCgtagcacagtagagatattcacttcttattgttttacggtgtCTGGACATTACggactactccaatccagcttgtgtcagtactttttattgcagcggtCCTACATTGTCCCTATTCTAGTTTAActttcctaattttttcttgtaaaGATTATTAATAGTGATAATATTGTACATTTTAGCACATGTATTATGTACTTCTGATCTAAAAGACAGATTATATTTGTACTTAGTCAGTACACCAGAAGACAGCAATATATTGAGGAGTGAGACATCCTGTGTTAGGGATGATGACAGTGATGTGGCAACCATCTCTGGCATATTGCCGCTCTTTGTAATACAACTGCAAGGAATCGAGATTGTATTCCACTCTGTAATCACAGTTACCAAATCTTTGAGTAGTAAACACAACTGAGTATACGACTTGGTATCCATCCATACGAGCATTTCCATCAGCAAGGAAGAACCCACGTTCCTTGTTTCTTTCTATCAACTGAGTTAAGCGCCATATATCAATACCGTCACGAAGGGATACAGCATGGCCTGGTTTCCTGAAGATGGCATTGACATAGAGATCTCCACCAGAAGAATAAATGTTACGACGAAAGACCTGCATGTCTTGGTCCTGCAGAGTGAGTAATCTTTGTTGATATTCATTATAAGACACATTGATCATAAGCTCAGTCTTTTCTGTTCTCCGTTGCTGTCTTGTAACAGGTTCAAACACCGCCACACAACGGAATCTATCTTTGTCATCATTATAGCAAACAAAGTTGTGTATCCTGTGTGTCTTCCTTAATTGATTGGCTCTTCTGCTTAGGTTTCTTGTACTAAGCCCATGTTCAATTTCATACTGTGAACCATTTGGGAAGCTGCACAAAATCATTGAGAACAAAGTGTCTCGACTATCAGTGTAGGTGTTCATGTGGCAAGGAACTCTGTTTCTTTTTCTGCCTTCTTCTATGAACTCTTCAAGTTCTCCAAGGTAGAATCGTTCATAGAAATATGGAGTGCTGGATGGCAATGGATCTCCCACACATGGAGGTAGTACTGTGTAAAGAGATCATACATAACTGTCTTATGACATTACTATATGTGCAGAATACCCATAAATAAGATTATTTCTTACATAGCACTTGTTACTACAGTTGTTTAATATTATCCAATAGGAAAATAGTTACAGCAGCCTGattataataaattattatactaGATATAATTTCTAAAAGTAAATAAGGAAGTACTGTATAGGGATTACTGAAAAAACTCACGAAAGAAGAAGGGATTACTGGCATAGTCAACAAGGTTTGTGGTTATATCAAATAAACCCACAGATCCTTATTTCAAGTCCACATGATACTAGCAAATGAGCTGAAATTTAAAGTTTATTTTAGCATGTCTAattatgcatttaaaaaaatgGGTCAACTTGATAGACACAGATACAAGATGTAAAATTTCTGATTAGCAAATGTAAGACTAGCAAATGTGCAATCTACCAGtaccacaaaattaattatatgcatttaattaccacactacacactataAGAAGAATGGGACAAGATCACATGTTGATACAGTTCATGAAGTAGCATACTTCACAGCATATTATAATGAGCATATACTTGCATGCATCTCACAATATTCACATTGTAAGGGAAGAGGCTTCTATCGAACGTTTCATAGTTTGTCTGTGCCATGACttgattttaaaaatattatgaTGAAAAACAGATAGAGACTGATTACAATGTGACATCAATTAGCTTCCAACGTGGATCAACAGCTACAAAACTACAACCCCAATGATCACAAAGCAGACACTATATAGATGGTGGTTTAGAAATGAATTTTAGTAGACaataggcttgtgccaattatgctggcacaatttcgagcataataggctagcaaaagcgtCAAGCATTATGcctgcataataggacgattttcaagaattttaattaaaacacaCAATGTGTGTGCCAAacatactgcacaacatgaacacactgcacattattactgcatttcatatcaaaaaccttacagtgttattatttttactatttcttgactgattatttacactttatggaaataagatctatactctaatagagcagtcacttactctaatacagcagtcaggaaatgcagatatactctaataaaacagtcagctctcaagcacaatcttgattttgagaatataattttgagcatataggTTGGATTtctgagcactgctcaaaagcatagtaggcaattttcaaagcataattggttcAAGCCCAGTAGATAATAGTGACAATGATTCAGTTATAGTAGCTAAATGTCTcaatagtactgcatattaATACAAATAACTACTTTGCTCAACAAGTGAGTTCATAGCTCTTTTGAATGTAGAGTGACTCCGCAGTATGTATAAATGTTGTAAGAGTACAAACACATAATGACCTATATGGTAGACTATGCCGATAAGGCAGAACCATTTAATGGATGTGAATGATGCTTCACGCTGTGTCTTTCCAGAATGAATTGGCCTGTGTGACTGGAGAATAAACTATATGTACTATATTGGGAAAGTagtcacacatgcacacacacaaagtgtTGTATGCACATCTTATAGTAGAGTCTGCAATGGAAGTGCATGATGTGTGGTGTTGTGTAATGAACTGGATGATGTAATGTGGAATTGGTTGTTGCACAATCCACTACACATATATGTGTGATGTGTCTTCTATCTGGTCAACTTTATTGTTGTTGCTGGTAACCTTACAAGAGCCAGTGGTATTTAGTATTTAATTAAGCAATTTTTGATGGTTTGTGGTGAATACAAAAACAAACAGGCTTTGAGGTTTGAACATCGGTCTGCTTGTTATGAAAGTAGAAAATGTATTTAGAATCATGTATTCCAGTGCTGCCCTTGATTTGTTGTATGATGAAGCTTCATTGTAATAGCTCAAAGCGCCTGTTTTCCGTTTTCCTGCTGTACTTGATTAGAAACAGTAATGTTCATTATGTTGTGACATTATTACCCTGGTGCAGCCATAGAAAAGAATCTGATCAGGCTGAGTATATACAAATAATGTGATAGGTCGAATGTTGTATGTCGTGGTTTTGCATTGAATGttgtgtattatatagttatacaacggccacgagtgctctgcctgatataaacgcatgagcctgagggccgttaggcccgaaggcaagtgcgtttatacaggcagagcacgagtgcacgttgtataactgttatgtaccactcacctagtaggtggggagagtctcacaagacagctgtaacacttataaaggccaggtttctaacatcgattgtgggtaaccaagccggacgttgcgatgacgttccccctgtagtactgcagccacctgagatattgaaagctagtacgctatgggataaattatatcactaacctgcattcgctgttcgactctcattatgtagtgctcaacatgccagcgtgatcactcaatcgccatatagactaagcgccagactaatcgccatagtgattccctcgagcgaaaaaaagtagctaaatagacgttttaagtaaacaaaacccaactactaaacaatactagtctaattcttactattcacactggctaaactcgaatctggtggcatgacaaaactggttaccacaatcgaacgtaaaggttagtattatttagaatatatttgttttattgagtcattgtcgaagtggactacagtttaatctgggctaagatggcaccagactagtaaggtgtataagtacgtttatatatattatgtacactagagttgtggccacccgtgttggctttttcgatcgccattggctgcttgtaaacattatacgtattggtgacgttatggcccacaatcgacctttacatgtcaggctataaaagaattcgagtgatctgtgaagtgttcttccacctattaggtgaggtgtcgtagtggtcttcgccaccggcacttgtgctatgctgcataaaACCGCAGCCactgcaatatctgtatattgcactgcggttggtgcattataacttataatggactcgttgtggtctacaaaaccgcaaccagtgcgttataagttataatgcactcgctgcggtctgcagcagtgcaatatacaaattatggcactggcggtgcctttgaactgcccacgcagagtggtacattataTAAATATGCatagctccatagtttgaaaatACGTAATTGATTACATGTACTTATTTCTGCAGGTAAATTGACTGGGATATATCTAGCTATATGATCATGATGTGTGGGTAATTCTACAGATTGTTGAAATTGACTTGTTGCATCAGTGAGAACTTACCAACAAACCAATTGACCCATGGGACACAACCCAACTGAACTAAATCAGACCCATGGCACTATTCAGAGCCGTGTAAGTAGCGGATTCAATaatcttattattttactacCAGAGGATGTGTTGATATAACCCATAACCAAACTAGCTGGCACAGACCCAGTGAATACTTATGACCCGTCAATTTTGCAAAACACATCTTCCAACAACTCGCTTAAGGCATACAATGCTCATGTGTTTCAGGCCTCCATTAATCCATTGAACACAACAGAACAGAATAAACCACTATAACATGGAATGGAAATATTTTTAATACCGCTttattattaatattgtgtGACATGCAGCCTTTTTAGCCTTTGATGCTACACAGTGTCAccagtaggtgtgacaacaCTACTTAAACCAAAGCTACCTGGACTGGATTGCCACTGAAAGCTTTTAAGTAAGGGAAGTGTATGTTGATCAGAGTTACGTGCATGGGTATAGCTACTTTAGGAGCACAAGAAGAATCCATGCTGCTTTTGAAAGTACTCAGTTCAAGTACCTGATATAGTAAACTAGCTATCTATGTACAGTTGTAATTGTTTACCTTAGAGCCAAATGAGCAGATGCACAAACCTTTAACACGTGCTTACAATCATGTCAGCCTTAAAAGCTTTCAGTGGAAATCCGGTCTTATTATCTAGGGAGTGATGGTCCAACTAGTGTTGCCACAATCCCCCGGCAACACTTGAAAAGAATCAAGGACTACACAGGCTCTTTAACAAGGTATTAGTGGTTCATTCTGTTGTGTCCTGCTGTGTGGATAGGTGGAGCCTGCGATTAATACTCCTGTGATTTTTGGCTGTGGGAAATGGTTTACAGGAATCAAATTCATTACAATGAATGCAGTAATATCAACAGTGGTGCTGGATGGTGCTGGACTCTGAGAGCACATAGTAATGGTATAAGAAGAAAGAGTTGCTATACATGTTCTTCTAGGGGGGAAGAGTGCCACtagaggatgctttccaaggtggttaggatttttgcaaacaaagaGTGATCCTTATTATGAACCCAATATGATGGCATACACTTACCATCACACTGATCTGTCTCAATACATTGaccatttctcaatacttgtcCTTCAGGACAGACACAAGTTGGTGTACAATCAGATAAACAAACTGGTGGTGACTGGTAGTTGTCACAAGTTGATTGACAGAGAGTACCACACTCCTTGTATACTCGACCTCCAACACAGTCATCAGCTGTAAAGAGAGCAAAACAATGTTATACTGATGCATAatatctgtgcatgtttacTACATTTCTAATAGAATACTTAGAATATACATAATTTAAGCTAACTTACAGCATCCAGTCACATTCCTCCAAGTGCTCACATCAACTCCAGCTTTGACACATGCTCTGGCATAATTTGCCATCACATTACAAGAACAAGTGTCTCTGTTACGTGTcctaacacatgtacaataatcaGATTCACAGTTTTCAATGTAGACTTTAGGATCAACAACAGAATGACAAGAATCAAAGGGAGCATTGTTCAACATGGCACACTCTTCCTGTGATCTATTCATATTTCTTTCATTGCAAGTGTTATTCAATTGTTTATCCCTGCAATCTCCTGAACTGCCTTCAGTCAACCAAGATCTAGAAAACCTCTGAACATCAGATTCTGTCAGCGTAGTTCCATTTCTCATACGATAATCATCAGAATCATCTCCATTGTAAAAACCACACAAGCCACACAACTGTTGCCTTAAATTGCTACTAGCTGAAACTTGGACACTACCAGCATCATCCCAAAAGATGTCTAAGTCTCTGTCTTCAAAGGTAACATGTGGATAGCTACCAATCCATTCTACTTTAACTTCTCCAATAGACATAGTGTTACCATCATAAGCTGCAAGATTCCTGCCATTAATTGTTACCTGATTTTTACCTCCCCTCAACACAATGGCAAGATTATGACTTGGAACTGATACAGTGACCTGGTCAATCAATACACTGTTTGAGTCAAGAGCTCTTTGAGTAACAGTTATAATGAAGTCATCACTGTCACATGGTTTTGCCAGTAC comes from Dysidea avara chromosome 4, odDysAvar1.4, whole genome shotgun sequence and encodes:
- the LOC136252108 gene encoding uncharacterized protein; amino-acid sequence: MICISVDMWLTKLTIITWLLLATGYGQRTRTPPTRAPGKAGAYFAELQAEASEASSQRLLARLLVVPRKGKGRSFIRNFGEASMKGGVQIAVEDTYNNSRGITVVTTTKAMLESVKKQLEEREDVEHVDIDEPLYNDMLTPDDESDNYANSRRRRSLETDKITWNVDRIDQRSCPLDGEYCPPVDGSGVDVYIIDTGINHCHVVFGGRAIPSYDRFGGQGDDNHGHGTHCAGLAVGRLTGVAWGARVYSVKIGQHIDYGSYSYVIAGINHVIDRARSTGRRSVISMSLIGPINPATNDAIREAVANNIVVVVSAGNFFKDACNYTPSGSPDVITVGAMQEAKDPNFEHLGHQLYYFAPWGTNYGQCVDIFAPGQWIRSASHMNCTDLVSSSGTSMSCPMIAGAVALLLQRFPCYTPAQIKRQLQEEATQGAINMRTYYGRLLPAIVNNTTKNLLLFTGKSKQCDSETGQSTPVPGCYFNEVLHEHNTTISQRCSLSCKCNWGRWQCQPKDCYVYYCQAYSYGHYKTFDGSQYTYLGSCEYVLAKPCDSDDFIITVTQRALDSNSVLIDQVTVSVPSHNLAIVLRGGKNQVTINGRNLAAYDGNTMSIGEVKVEWIGSYPHVTFEDRDLDIFWDDAGSVQVSASSNLRQQLCGLCGFYNGDDSDDYRMRNGTTLTESDVQRFSRSWLTEGSSGDCRDKQLNNTCNERNMNRSQEECAMLNNAPFDSCHSVVDPKVYIENCESDYCTCVRTRNRDTCSCNVMANYARACVKAGVDVSTWRNVTGCSDDCVGGRVYKECGTLCQSTCDNYQSPPVCLSDCTPTCVCPEGQVLRNGQCIETDQCDVLPPCVGDPLPSSTPYFYERFYLGELEEFIEEGRKRNRVPCHMNTYTDSRDTLFSMILCSFPNGSQYEIEHGLSTRNLSRRANQLRKTHRIHNFVCYNDDKDRFRCVAVFEPVTRQQRRTEKTELMINVSYNEYQQRLLTLQDQDMQVFRRNIYSSGGDLYVNAIFRKPGHAVSLRDGIDIWRLTQLIERNKERGFFLADGNARMDGYQVVYSVVFTTQRFGNCDYRVEYNLDSLQLYYKERQYARDGCHITVIIPNTGCLTPQYIAVFWCTD